In Flavobacteriales bacterium, the genomic window TCGAAGCCGAATGCGAATCCGAACCAGTCGGTCGCGGTGGCATTGAGCGCGTAGCAAAGTACGGGTGAGGCGGTGGCCACAGCGGGCACCCATTTGTCGCGGACGCTGCGCTTGGTAAAGAGCCCGAAGGCGTAAAGCCCGAGCAGTGGTCCGTACGTGTAGCCGGCCGCCGTGAATACCGCGGCGATCACACTTTGGTCGTTGATCTGCTTAAAGATCAGGATCACGATGACCAAGATCACCGAGAACCCTACGTGTACCATTTTGCGGGTTTTTGGCTGCCTCTCGGCAGGATACTCATCTATGTTCAAGAAATCGACACTGAAGCTGGTGGTGAGCGATGTGAGCGCGGAATCGGCACTGGAATACGCCGCGGCAATGAGCCCGAGCAAAAAGAAGATGCCTACGGTAAGGCCCAGGGTGCCCGAGGTGGCGATGGTCGGAAACAGTTCGTCGCCCGTAGCCTCGACGCCGAGCTCGGCCGCGAATTGGTACAGGAGTACTCCCAGCGATAAGAACATCAAGTTTACGAAGACCAGGATGGCGCTGAACCAGTACATGTTCTTTTGCGCATCGGCCAGCGAGCGGCAGCTGAGGTTCTTTTGCATCATGTCCTGATCGAGTCCGGTCATGACGATGGTAATAAAGGCCCCGGCGAGGAAACGCTTGACGAAGTGGCGCGAGTCTTTCCAGTCGTCGAAGAAAAAAATGCGGCTATTGGGGTCGCTGTCGACCGCCGAAATGAGCTCGCCAAATCCGTAATTCCAATGCTTCGCGAGTAGAATTAGAGTGACCGCCACAGCGAGTAGCATAAAGGCCGTCTGAAGCGTATCGGTCCAGATAATGGTTTTGATACCACTGCGGAAGGTGTATATCCAGATCAGTACGATC contains:
- a CDS encoding sodium:solute symporter; this encodes MSPTLVISLLLAYFAVLIGISRLTGRRDDNSTFFLGNRTSPWYVVAFGMIGASLSGVTFISVPGWVEGSQLSYMQMVLGYLVGYAVIAQILLPLYYRLQLTSIYTYLDQRFGFWSYKTGAFFFLVSRIIGAALRLFVVATVLQIALFDAYNVPFEVTVIVTIVLIWIYTFRSGIKTIIWTDTLQTAFMLLAVAVTLILLAKHWNYGFGELISAVDSDPNSRIFFFDDWKDSRHFVKRFLAGAFITIVMTGLDQDMMQKNLSCRSLADAQKNMYWFSAILVFVNLMFLSLGVLLYQFAAELGVEATGDELFPTIATSGTLGLTVGIFFLLGLIAAAYSSADSALTSLTTSFSVDFLNIDEYPAERQPKTRKMVHVGFSVILVIVILIFKQINDQSVIAAVFTAAGYTYGPLLGLYAFGLFTKRSVRDKWVPAVATASPVLCYALNATATDWFGFAFGFELLIINGGLTFLGLLGLSNRVKKKL